Proteins from a single region of Terriglobia bacterium:
- the creD gene encoding cell envelope integrity protein CreD: MTSIEGVISSVQNSRLVRLCMVGALALILLIPVAMIGFLVSERHERRDAAIEEVSEKWGRAQTLTGPALILPYAVRRVETVNGKEVVRQDTGHAVFLPKRLKVTGRIDSESRSRGIFSIAVYRTDLTVEGEFSRPNLAEVDVDPGSIFWNRAHLAIGITDVRAIRGQSEVAWNGSPQQFLPGTNGFSEGGSGIHALVHVSPEDSSFKFSFPLSLNGSVGLYLTPFAEDTSVQLASNSPFPNFQGNWLPSERTVSANGFDATWRLSYLGRDYPQWWTRGSDFRKPIAASRFGVEMADPVDHYRMADRSVKYAILFILLTFAFAWLIEVTAGVRVHPIQYLLLGAALCVFYLLELSLSEHLTFPVAYSVASLAVIGMIAAYSRVIFGRVRLAGVISATVTVLYGYLFVLLTNEDAALLVGSIGLFVILGAIMFLTRRVNWYSAANTARESTESV, encoded by the coding sequence ATGACGTCGATCGAAGGGGTGATTTCTTCCGTGCAGAATTCGAGACTGGTGCGCCTTTGTATGGTAGGAGCGCTCGCGTTGATTCTGTTGATCCCGGTCGCAATGATTGGTTTTCTCGTCTCGGAGCGGCACGAACGGAGAGACGCCGCCATTGAAGAGGTGTCTGAGAAATGGGGAAGGGCACAGACACTCACAGGTCCGGCCTTGATCCTGCCCTATGCCGTACGGCGTGTAGAGACGGTCAACGGCAAGGAAGTCGTGCGCCAGGATACGGGTCATGCGGTCTTTCTGCCAAAGCGGTTGAAAGTGACGGGCCGGATCGACTCGGAGTCTCGCAGCCGCGGAATCTTTTCGATTGCCGTCTACCGCACGGATCTGACGGTCGAAGGAGAATTCAGCCGGCCGAACCTGGCTGAAGTGGACGTCGATCCCGGCAGTATCTTTTGGAATCGTGCGCATCTCGCGATCGGCATCACCGATGTGCGTGCTATCCGCGGCCAGTCGGAAGTCGCGTGGAACGGCAGCCCGCAGCAGTTTCTTCCAGGGACCAATGGATTTTCCGAAGGAGGTTCGGGCATTCACGCGCTCGTTCACGTCAGCCCGGAGGATTCGAGTTTCAAATTCTCGTTTCCCCTGTCGCTGAACGGCAGTGTGGGCCTGTATCTTACGCCGTTTGCCGAAGACACATCCGTACAACTCGCCTCCAACTCTCCATTTCCGAATTTTCAGGGGAACTGGCTGCCTTCGGAGCGGACAGTTTCTGCAAACGGGTTTGATGCCACCTGGCGGCTCTCATACCTCGGCCGGGACTATCCTCAGTGGTGGACTCGCGGCTCGGATTTCCGCAAACCTATCGCGGCATCCCGCTTTGGCGTGGAGATGGCGGACCCCGTCGATCACTATCGGATGGCTGATCGCAGCGTGAAGTACGCGATTCTATTTATCCTCCTCACCTTTGCGTTCGCATGGTTGATCGAAGTGACTGCCGGAGTGCGCGTGCATCCAATTCAATATTTGTTGCTTGGCGCGGCGCTCTGCGTCTTTTACCTGCTCGAGCTGTCGCTGTCGGAACATTTGACGTTTCCCGTCGCCTATTCCGTCGCGAGCCTTGCGGTCATCGGCATGATCGCGGCGTACAGCCGCGTGATTTTCGGCCGCGTGCGCCTGGCTGGAGTTATCTCGGCGACGGTGACGGTGTTGTATGGTTATCTCTTCGTACTCCTTACCAATGAAGACGCGGCATTGCTTGTGGGCTCCATCGGGTTATTCGTTATCCTCGGCGCGATCATGTTCCTGACTCGGCGCGTGAATTGGTATTCGGCGGCCAATACTGCACGTGAGTCGACGGAATCCGTTTAA
- a CDS encoding UPF0175 family protein, producing MSFTVRLDLPPDVEQRLRRETSDLSEGVKEAYVLDLFRRGKLSHYELSQILGLDQFETDAYLKRHSIFEGSLTLEDLEADFQTLRKMSSKQP from the coding sequence ATGTCCTTCACGGTGCGATTGGATTTGCCTCCAGATGTCGAGCAACGGCTTCGTCGCGAAACATCCGACCTGTCTGAAGGGGTGAAGGAAGCGTATGTTCTCGATCTTTTTCGGCGGGGAAAACTAAGCCACTACGAACTGTCACAAATCTTGGGGTTGGATCAATTCGAAACCGATGCGTATCTGAAACGGCACAGTATCTTCGAAGGATCTCTAACGCTGGAAGATCTTGAAGCGGACTTTCAGACGCTGCGGAAGATGAGTTCAAAACAGCCTTGA
- a CDS encoding FtsX-like permease family protein, translated as MFLKQLAPGTIYLPFSQAALGPPGQMVYELRTSGNPLGYVQAVREIVRQADAGVPVHDVKTQSARIDQLIGPQILFARLCTAFALLALTIACVGLYGTMSYNVARRTGEIGIRMALGAQRGRVVWMVLRDVLFLIAMALVISVPATLVVRQSGSNRFSSEPGRTTPSHCSAPWPLSSAR; from the coding sequence GTGTTTCTTAAACAATTAGCGCCCGGAACCATTTATCTCCCGTTTTCACAGGCGGCGCTTGGGCCGCCAGGGCAAATGGTCTACGAACTGCGAACCTCCGGTAATCCGCTCGGATATGTCCAGGCGGTTCGTGAAATTGTCCGTCAGGCGGATGCCGGCGTCCCGGTTCACGACGTCAAAACCCAGAGCGCGCGGATTGACCAGTTGATCGGCCCGCAAATCCTGTTCGCCCGGCTGTGCACCGCCTTTGCCCTCCTGGCGCTGACGATTGCCTGCGTCGGCCTTTATGGAACCATGTCGTACAACGTCGCACGGCGAACCGGCGAGATCGGCATCCGAATGGCCCTTGGTGCTCAACGCGGCCGCGTCGTCTGGATGGTCCTGCGGGACGTGTTATTTCTGATCGCGATGGCGCTCGTGATCAGCGTTCCGGCGACGCTGGTTGTGCGGCAAAGTGGATCCAATCGTTTCTCTTCGGAACCCGGCCGAACGACCCCGTCGCATTGTTCAGCGCCATGGCCATTGTCGTCAGCACGCTGA
- a CDS encoding FtsX-like permease family protein, giving the protein MSASARPFDAWEHSRSGSDAKTDPRTLLVNDGGQGLGGLRRAYSGPLYILLVLVALILAIVCANIANLMLSRATARKREMAVRLSMGAGRFRVMRQLLTESILLAAIGGGAGIAVAGWGIHALTVLIGNGSDRFTLHAELNWHVMAIAGVLSTMTGVLFGLAPTFQSTRISLLSGLKESRTGERRIFHHLKLSSVLVVAQIALTCVILAAAGLFIRTLSNLESIQLGFNRERLLTFGIDARQAGHRDSEIAGFYSDLRDGFAAIPGVRSVTLSQKPLVGGGTTAMEVAISGSDPKARRLLSVGANFFTTMQIPLRQGREIDEHDRAGLPYVAVVDEDFARSAFGDAGALGRHIQLPRACPGCDIEIVGIRNGGVRQRFERRLGVS; this is encoded by the coding sequence GTGTCAGCGTCAGCCAGGCCGTTCGACGCGTGGGAACACAGCCGAAGCGGAAGCGACGCGAAAACGGATCCCCGGACCTTGCTCGTCAACGATGGAGGGCAGGGATTAGGCGGGCTGCGGCGGGCATATAGCGGACCTTTATATATCCTTCTCGTTCTTGTGGCTCTGATTCTGGCGATCGTTTGCGCAAACATCGCCAATCTGATGCTGTCTCGCGCCACGGCTCGAAAGCGGGAAATGGCGGTGCGGCTGAGCATGGGCGCCGGCCGGTTTCGCGTCATGCGGCAGCTGCTGACCGAAAGCATTCTGCTGGCGGCGATTGGCGGCGGAGCCGGCATTGCCGTCGCCGGATGGGGAATCCACGCCTTGACTGTTCTGATCGGGAATGGCAGCGACAGATTCACATTGCATGCGGAATTGAACTGGCACGTCATGGCCATCGCCGGTGTGCTTTCGACAATGACGGGCGTGTTGTTCGGATTGGCGCCGACGTTCCAATCGACTCGGATTTCGCTTTTGTCGGGCCTCAAAGAATCGCGCACCGGAGAGCGCCGCATCTTCCACCATTTGAAATTGAGCAGTGTTCTGGTCGTCGCGCAGATCGCGCTTACCTGCGTTATCCTCGCCGCCGCCGGGCTGTTTATCCGAACGCTCTCGAATCTGGAGTCGATTCAACTCGGCTTCAATCGGGAACGTCTTTTGACTTTCGGGATCGACGCGCGGCAGGCCGGCCATCGCGATTCTGAAATCGCCGGCTTCTACAGTGACCTGCGCGACGGGTTCGCCGCCATTCCCGGCGTTCGCAGCGTCACGCTTTCGCAGAAGCCGTTGGTCGGCGGAGGAACCACGGCCATGGAGGTCGCCATTTCCGGCTCGGACCCGAAGGCGAGGCGCTTGCTCAGCGTCGGAGCGAATTTCTTTACGACCATGCAGATTCCGCTCCGCCAGGGGCGTGAGATCGATGAGCATGACCGCGCGGGCTTGCCGTATGTCGCGGTCGTCGATGAGGATTTTGCCAGGAGCGCCTTTGGCGACGCCGGTGCCCTCGGCCGCCACATCCAATTGCCGCGCGCCTGTCCGGGCTGTGATATCGAAATTGTCGGTATCCGAAACGGCGGTGTACGGCAACGATTTGAAAGGCGACTCGGTGTTTCTTAA